One window of the Trifolium pratense cultivar HEN17-A07 linkage group LG2, ARS_RC_1.1, whole genome shotgun sequence genome contains the following:
- the LOC123907691 gene encoding tetratricopeptide repeat protein SKI3 isoform X1: MASETTHTDEEQHLFQRLKDSSDDASLHFDIGLLLWNKDGGDANSKEKAAEHFILSAKYNPKNGESFKYLGHYYGGVSLDTQRALKCYQRAVAINPDDFESGEALSDLLDQGGKDSLEVALCLEATKISPRAFWAFRRLGFLLVHQNKWSEAVQSLQHAIRGYPTCADLWEALGLAYQRLGRFTAAVKSYGRAIELDNKMLFALVESGNISLILGQFKKGVEQFQQALEILPDCVPAQYGLALGLLSLAKDCINLGAYQWGSSLLEEASEVARKSARSFMNISCIWKLHADIQLAYARCNPWIEEVQKLESDKEAFSASIISWRKTRFLAATHARFSYQRALHLSPWQANIYSDIAVTSDLITSLSKNFKQDLSARQLAEKMSVGALLLEGDNYEFWVALGCLSDHNALNQHALIRGLQLNVSLAVAWGYLGKLYFKAGEKQLARQVFDRARSIDPGLALPWASMSAESYGSREPAPDEAFESCSRAVQIMPLAEFQIGLTKLALLSGHLSSSQVFGAIQQAVQHSPHYPESHNLHGLVCEARKDYKSAATFYRLARHAFSIGSQSNQNSHIRDVSINLARSLSKAGNAADALQECENLKKEGALDEEGLHVYAFSLWQHGEKDLALSVAGSLAASLSSMKKASVAASICFISRLVYFICGLDAVITSIVKMPKELFQSSKVSFVMSAINALDAQNRLGLVVASTRYFLKYQEEISRMHFLIALGKLVKNESDFCLDVKSGIAYLRKALHMFPNCNLIRNLLGYLLLFCEELNNCHVATRFCKLDHPDMSDQEGLKSAYDIHGAGAVACYVTDNNPKFTFPTCSKKCSSHPRAIKYLQKYIHQKPWNHDAHYLLVLNYLQKAREQRFPHHLCGLLNRLIQTALSNELYSETEMRYQYRHFQLLLCASEISLQCGNHMSCITDAKKASQLVLPDDYLFFAHLLLCRLYAMKDDHLNFQKEYAKCLELRTDCHIGWICLKLMECHFELEIDSNAIDLNFEECIKRGGNSWNMWMAAYNLVRGVNLLQKRDLVSAEEFVAQACSLAGFESCLFLCHGAICMELVRQHSSPHYLSQAIKSLTKVREFSLVPLPFASILLAQAEGSLGSKEKWDRNLRLEWYNWSSEMRPAEVYFQMHLLARQLKVGLSSMSSMESSQSPHRWVIQAIHANPSCMRYWRVLQKLME, from the exons ATGGCCTCCGAAACGACGCATACG GATGAAGAACAACATCTCTTCCAACGCTTGAAGGATTCCTCAGACGACGCCTCTCTACATTTTGATATT GGCTTATTATTATGGAATAAAGACGGAGGAGATGCCAACTCCAAGGAAAAAGCTGCtgaacattttattttatcggCAAAATATAACCCTAAAAACGGAGAATCTTTCAAATATCTAGGGCATTATTATGGAGGCGTTTCCCTTGATACTCAGAGAGCCCTTAAGTGCTACCAGCGAGCTGTTGCTATCAACCCTGATGATTTCGAGTCTGGG gAAGCTCTTTCCGATTTACTTGACCAAGGTGGAAAGGACAGTTTGGAGGTCGCACTATGCCTTGAAGCTACTAAAATCTCACCACGTGCTTTCTGGGCTTTCCGCAGATTAGGTTTCCTGCTG GTTCATCAGAACAAATGGTCCGAAGCTGTTCAGAGTCTTCAACATGCCATTCGAGGCTATCCTACTTGTGCTGATTTGTGGGAA GCTTTGGGCCTTGCTTATCAGCGGCTGGGCAGGTTTACTGCAGCTGTAAAG TCTTATGGCCGTGCAATCGAGTTGGATAATAAGATGCTATTTGCTTTGGTCGAAAGTGGAAATATTTCATTGATACTTGGTCAATTTAAAAAG GGGGTTGAACAATTTCAACAAGCTTTGGAGATTTTGCCAGATTGTGTGCCTGCACAATATGGACTTGCTTTGGGACTGCTTAGTTTGGCAAAAGATTGCATTAACCTAGGAGCATATCAGTGGGGATCTTCATTGTTAGAG GAAGCATCTGAGGTTGCCAGAAAGAGTGCTCGTTCTTTCATGAATATCTCGTGTATTTGGAAGCTACATGCAGATATTCAG CTTGCATATGCAAGATGTAATCCTTGGATTGAGGAGGTCCAAAAATTGGAATCTGATAAGGAAGCCTTTAGTGCTTCTATCATTTCATGGAGGAAGACCCGCTTTTTGGCTGCAACACATGCTAGGTTTTCGTACCAACGAGCCTTACACTTATCTCCATGGCAAGCAAACATCTACAGTGACATTGCAGTAACTTCAGATCTCATTACATCATTGAGCAAAAATTTTAAACAAGACTTAAGTGCACG GCAGCTAGCAGAAAAGATGTCCGTTGGAGCCTTGCTACTCGAGGGTGACAATTATGAGTTCTGGGTGGCATTGGGGTGTTTGTCTGACCATAATGCACTAAACCAGCATGCTTTGATCAGAGGACTGCAATTAAATGTATCTCTAGCTGTTGCTTGGGGATATCTTGGGAAG TTATATTTTAAAGCGGGTGAAAAGCAATTGGCAAGACAAGTGTTTGATCGTGCACGAAGTATTGATCCTGGCCTTGCATTGCCATGGGCAAGTATGTCAGCTGAGTCTTACGGAAG TAGGGAGCCGGCGCCAGATGAGGCATTTGAAAGCTGTTCCCGAGCCGTGCAGATAATGCCT TTAGCTGAATTCCAAATTGGGCTAACTAAGCTTGCTTTGCTGAGTGGCCATCTTTCATCTTCACAG GTTTTTGGAGCTATTCAGCAGGCTGTACAGCATTCCCCTCACTATCCTGAATCCCATAACTTACATGGACTGGTATGTGAGGCTCGAAAAGATTACAAGTCTGCTGCTACATTTTATAGGTTAGCACGTCATGCATTTAGCATTGGCTCACAGAGTAATCAAAACTCACATATAAGGGATGTTTCTATCAATTTGGCTAGATCACTTTCCAAG GCCGGGAATGCTGCTGATGCTTTGCAGGAAtgtgaaaatttgaagaaagaaG GGGCGCTTGATGAAGAAGGTTTGCACGTGTATGCTTTCTCGTTATGGCAACATGGTGAAAAGGATTTGGCTCTCTCTGTAGCTGGGAGTCTTGCTGCAAGTCTTTCTTCTATGAAGAAAGCATCTGTGGCGGCATCCATTTGTTTCATCAGTAGATTAGTGTACTTCATATGTGGACTGGATGCAGTCATTACTAGCATTGTCAAGATGCCAAAGGAGCTATTTCAGAGTTCAAAAGTTAGTTTTGTTATGTCAGCTATCAATGCACTTGATGCACAAAATCGTCTTGGATTGGTCGTCGCAAGTACCCGATATTTTCTCAAATATCAAGAAGAAATTTCTAGGATGCACTTTTTAATAGCGCTTGGGAAATTG GTGAAAAATGAATCTGATTTCTGCCTTGACGTTAAAAGTGGAATTGCCTACCTCAGGAAAGCGCTGCACATGTTTCCTAACTGTAATTTGATAAG GAATCTTCTGGGCTATCTCTTGCTTTTCTGTGAAGAACTAAACAATTGTCATGTGGCAACTAGGTTTTGTAAACTGGACCATCCTGATATGTCTGATCAGGAAGGTTTAAAATCAGCTTATGATATTCATGGTGCTGGAGCAGTTGCTTGCTATGTCACTGACAACAATCCGAAGTTTACTTTTCCAACTTGTTCAAAGAAGTGTTCTAGTCATCCACGAGCTATCAAATACCTTCAGAA ATACATTCATCAGAAACCATGGAATCATGATGCCCACTACTTGCTTGTTCTTAATTATCTTCAGAAGGCACGTGAACAGAGATTTCCTCATCATCTCTGTGGTCTACTAAATCGTCTAATTCAAACTGCTCTTTCAAATGAATTGTATAGCGAGACAGAAATGCGTTATCAATATAGACACTTCCAACTTCTACTTTGTGCTTCTGAGATCAGTTTACAATGTGGGAATCACATGAGCTGTATCACTGATGCCAAAAAGGCTTCTCAACTTGTGCTTCCTGATGATTATTTATTCTTTGCACATCTACTATTATGCCGTTTGTATGCCATGAAAGACGATCATCTAAATTTTCAGAAAGAGTATGCAAAGTGTTTGGAGCTCAGGACAGATTGCCATATTGGTTGGATCTGCCTCAAACTTATGGAATGCCATTTTGAACTGGAAATAGATTCAAATGCCATAGACTTGAACTTCGAAGAATGCATTAAAAGGGGTGGAAATTCATGGAATATGTGGATGGCTGCATATAACCTAGTGAGAGGAGTGAATTTGTTGCAAAAAAGGGATTTAGTCTCAGCCGAAGAGTTTGTGGCACAGGCTTGTTCATTGGCTGGTTTTGAAAGCTGCCTCTTTCTATGTCATG GTGCCATCTGTATGGAGCTTGTCAGGCAGCACAGTAGTCCTCACTACCTATCACAGGCTATTAAGAGCCTTACCAAAGTTCGTGAGTTTTCGCTGGTTCCCTTACCTTTTGCCTCAATACTATTGGCTCAAGCAGAAGGAAGCCTTGGTTCTAAGGAGAAATGGGACAGAAACCTTCGCCTTGAATGGTATAATTGGTCGTCAG AAATGAGGCCTGCAGAGGTCTACTTTCAAATGCATTTGCTTGCCAGACAGTTGAAAGTTGGGCTAAGCTCTATGTCTAGCATGGAGTCCTCTCAAAGTCCCCATAGATGGGTTATTCAGGCAATACACGCGAATCCTTCTTGCATGCGATATTGGAGGGTTTTACAGAAGCTTATGGAATAA
- the LOC123907691 gene encoding tetratricopeptide repeat protein SKI3 isoform X2, whose product MASETTHTDEEQHLFQRLKDSSDDASLHFDIGLLLWNKDGGDANSKEKAAEHFILSAKYNPKNGESFKYLGHYYGGVSLDTQRALKCYQRAVAINPDDFESGEALSDLLDQGGKDSLEVALCLEATKISPRAFWAFRRLGFLLVHQNKWSEAVQSLQHAIRGYPTCADLWEALGLAYQRLGRFTAAVKSYGRAIELDNKMLFALVESGNISLILGQFKKGVEQFQQALEILPDCVPAQYGLALGLLSLAKDCINLGAYQWGSSLLEEASEVARKSARSFMNISCIWKLHADIQLAYARCNPWIEEVQKLESDKEAFSASIISWRKTRFLAATHARFSYQRALHLSPWQANIYSDIAVTSDLITSLSKNFKQDLSARQLAEKMSVGALLLEGDNYEFWVALGCLSDHNALNQHALIRGLQLNVSLAVAWGYLGKLYFKAGEKQLARQVFDRARSIDPGLALPWASMSAESYGREPAPDEAFESCSRAVQIMPLAEFQIGLTKLALLSGHLSSSQVFGAIQQAVQHSPHYPESHNLHGLVCEARKDYKSAATFYRLARHAFSIGSQSNQNSHIRDVSINLARSLSKAGNAADALQECENLKKEGALDEEGLHVYAFSLWQHGEKDLALSVAGSLAASLSSMKKASVAASICFISRLVYFICGLDAVITSIVKMPKELFQSSKVSFVMSAINALDAQNRLGLVVASTRYFLKYQEEISRMHFLIALGKLVKNESDFCLDVKSGIAYLRKALHMFPNCNLIRNLLGYLLLFCEELNNCHVATRFCKLDHPDMSDQEGLKSAYDIHGAGAVACYVTDNNPKFTFPTCSKKCSSHPRAIKYLQKYIHQKPWNHDAHYLLVLNYLQKAREQRFPHHLCGLLNRLIQTALSNELYSETEMRYQYRHFQLLLCASEISLQCGNHMSCITDAKKASQLVLPDDYLFFAHLLLCRLYAMKDDHLNFQKEYAKCLELRTDCHIGWICLKLMECHFELEIDSNAIDLNFEECIKRGGNSWNMWMAAYNLVRGVNLLQKRDLVSAEEFVAQACSLAGFESCLFLCHGAICMELVRQHSSPHYLSQAIKSLTKVREFSLVPLPFASILLAQAEGSLGSKEKWDRNLRLEWYNWSSEMRPAEVYFQMHLLARQLKVGLSSMSSMESSQSPHRWVIQAIHANPSCMRYWRVLQKLME is encoded by the exons ATGGCCTCCGAAACGACGCATACG GATGAAGAACAACATCTCTTCCAACGCTTGAAGGATTCCTCAGACGACGCCTCTCTACATTTTGATATT GGCTTATTATTATGGAATAAAGACGGAGGAGATGCCAACTCCAAGGAAAAAGCTGCtgaacattttattttatcggCAAAATATAACCCTAAAAACGGAGAATCTTTCAAATATCTAGGGCATTATTATGGAGGCGTTTCCCTTGATACTCAGAGAGCCCTTAAGTGCTACCAGCGAGCTGTTGCTATCAACCCTGATGATTTCGAGTCTGGG gAAGCTCTTTCCGATTTACTTGACCAAGGTGGAAAGGACAGTTTGGAGGTCGCACTATGCCTTGAAGCTACTAAAATCTCACCACGTGCTTTCTGGGCTTTCCGCAGATTAGGTTTCCTGCTG GTTCATCAGAACAAATGGTCCGAAGCTGTTCAGAGTCTTCAACATGCCATTCGAGGCTATCCTACTTGTGCTGATTTGTGGGAA GCTTTGGGCCTTGCTTATCAGCGGCTGGGCAGGTTTACTGCAGCTGTAAAG TCTTATGGCCGTGCAATCGAGTTGGATAATAAGATGCTATTTGCTTTGGTCGAAAGTGGAAATATTTCATTGATACTTGGTCAATTTAAAAAG GGGGTTGAACAATTTCAACAAGCTTTGGAGATTTTGCCAGATTGTGTGCCTGCACAATATGGACTTGCTTTGGGACTGCTTAGTTTGGCAAAAGATTGCATTAACCTAGGAGCATATCAGTGGGGATCTTCATTGTTAGAG GAAGCATCTGAGGTTGCCAGAAAGAGTGCTCGTTCTTTCATGAATATCTCGTGTATTTGGAAGCTACATGCAGATATTCAG CTTGCATATGCAAGATGTAATCCTTGGATTGAGGAGGTCCAAAAATTGGAATCTGATAAGGAAGCCTTTAGTGCTTCTATCATTTCATGGAGGAAGACCCGCTTTTTGGCTGCAACACATGCTAGGTTTTCGTACCAACGAGCCTTACACTTATCTCCATGGCAAGCAAACATCTACAGTGACATTGCAGTAACTTCAGATCTCATTACATCATTGAGCAAAAATTTTAAACAAGACTTAAGTGCACG GCAGCTAGCAGAAAAGATGTCCGTTGGAGCCTTGCTACTCGAGGGTGACAATTATGAGTTCTGGGTGGCATTGGGGTGTTTGTCTGACCATAATGCACTAAACCAGCATGCTTTGATCAGAGGACTGCAATTAAATGTATCTCTAGCTGTTGCTTGGGGATATCTTGGGAAG TTATATTTTAAAGCGGGTGAAAAGCAATTGGCAAGACAAGTGTTTGATCGTGCACGAAGTATTGATCCTGGCCTTGCATTGCCATGGGCAAGTATGTCAGCTGAGTCTTACGGAAG GGAGCCGGCGCCAGATGAGGCATTTGAAAGCTGTTCCCGAGCCGTGCAGATAATGCCT TTAGCTGAATTCCAAATTGGGCTAACTAAGCTTGCTTTGCTGAGTGGCCATCTTTCATCTTCACAG GTTTTTGGAGCTATTCAGCAGGCTGTACAGCATTCCCCTCACTATCCTGAATCCCATAACTTACATGGACTGGTATGTGAGGCTCGAAAAGATTACAAGTCTGCTGCTACATTTTATAGGTTAGCACGTCATGCATTTAGCATTGGCTCACAGAGTAATCAAAACTCACATATAAGGGATGTTTCTATCAATTTGGCTAGATCACTTTCCAAG GCCGGGAATGCTGCTGATGCTTTGCAGGAAtgtgaaaatttgaagaaagaaG GGGCGCTTGATGAAGAAGGTTTGCACGTGTATGCTTTCTCGTTATGGCAACATGGTGAAAAGGATTTGGCTCTCTCTGTAGCTGGGAGTCTTGCTGCAAGTCTTTCTTCTATGAAGAAAGCATCTGTGGCGGCATCCATTTGTTTCATCAGTAGATTAGTGTACTTCATATGTGGACTGGATGCAGTCATTACTAGCATTGTCAAGATGCCAAAGGAGCTATTTCAGAGTTCAAAAGTTAGTTTTGTTATGTCAGCTATCAATGCACTTGATGCACAAAATCGTCTTGGATTGGTCGTCGCAAGTACCCGATATTTTCTCAAATATCAAGAAGAAATTTCTAGGATGCACTTTTTAATAGCGCTTGGGAAATTG GTGAAAAATGAATCTGATTTCTGCCTTGACGTTAAAAGTGGAATTGCCTACCTCAGGAAAGCGCTGCACATGTTTCCTAACTGTAATTTGATAAG GAATCTTCTGGGCTATCTCTTGCTTTTCTGTGAAGAACTAAACAATTGTCATGTGGCAACTAGGTTTTGTAAACTGGACCATCCTGATATGTCTGATCAGGAAGGTTTAAAATCAGCTTATGATATTCATGGTGCTGGAGCAGTTGCTTGCTATGTCACTGACAACAATCCGAAGTTTACTTTTCCAACTTGTTCAAAGAAGTGTTCTAGTCATCCACGAGCTATCAAATACCTTCAGAA ATACATTCATCAGAAACCATGGAATCATGATGCCCACTACTTGCTTGTTCTTAATTATCTTCAGAAGGCACGTGAACAGAGATTTCCTCATCATCTCTGTGGTCTACTAAATCGTCTAATTCAAACTGCTCTTTCAAATGAATTGTATAGCGAGACAGAAATGCGTTATCAATATAGACACTTCCAACTTCTACTTTGTGCTTCTGAGATCAGTTTACAATGTGGGAATCACATGAGCTGTATCACTGATGCCAAAAAGGCTTCTCAACTTGTGCTTCCTGATGATTATTTATTCTTTGCACATCTACTATTATGCCGTTTGTATGCCATGAAAGACGATCATCTAAATTTTCAGAAAGAGTATGCAAAGTGTTTGGAGCTCAGGACAGATTGCCATATTGGTTGGATCTGCCTCAAACTTATGGAATGCCATTTTGAACTGGAAATAGATTCAAATGCCATAGACTTGAACTTCGAAGAATGCATTAAAAGGGGTGGAAATTCATGGAATATGTGGATGGCTGCATATAACCTAGTGAGAGGAGTGAATTTGTTGCAAAAAAGGGATTTAGTCTCAGCCGAAGAGTTTGTGGCACAGGCTTGTTCATTGGCTGGTTTTGAAAGCTGCCTCTTTCTATGTCATG GTGCCATCTGTATGGAGCTTGTCAGGCAGCACAGTAGTCCTCACTACCTATCACAGGCTATTAAGAGCCTTACCAAAGTTCGTGAGTTTTCGCTGGTTCCCTTACCTTTTGCCTCAATACTATTGGCTCAAGCAGAAGGAAGCCTTGGTTCTAAGGAGAAATGGGACAGAAACCTTCGCCTTGAATGGTATAATTGGTCGTCAG AAATGAGGCCTGCAGAGGTCTACTTTCAAATGCATTTGCTTGCCAGACAGTTGAAAGTTGGGCTAAGCTCTATGTCTAGCATGGAGTCCTCTCAAAGTCCCCATAGATGGGTTATTCAGGCAATACACGCGAATCCTTCTTGCATGCGATATTGGAGGGTTTTACAGAAGCTTATGGAATAA
- the LOC123907825 gene encoding histone deacetylase 19-like has translation METGGNSLPSGSDGVKRKISYFYDPEVGNYYYGQGHPMKPHRIRMTHALLAHYGLLQHMQVVKPTAAKDRDLCKFHADDYVAFLRGITPETQQDQLRQLKRFNVGEDCPVFDGLYSFCQTYAGGSVGGALKLNHGVCDIAINWAGGLHHAKKCEASGFCYVNDIVLAILELLKIHERVLYVDIDIHHGDGVEEAFYTTDRVMTVSFHKFGDYFPGTGDVRDIGYGKGKYYSLNVPLDDGIDDESYHSLFKPIMGKVMEIFRPGAVVLQCGADSLSGDRLGCFNLSIKGHAECVKYMRSFNVPLLLLGGGGYTIRNVARCWCYETGVALGIELDDNMPQHEYYEYFGPDYALHVAPSNMENKNSRPLLDDIRTKLLDNLSRLQHAPSVPFQERPPNTELQERDEDEDDRDERWDPDFDMDVDSNSLARRVKGEYAEAEHKHTESHHNHVDSRRDIATTFKEIACSKVSGSGADSMALDEPFIKEEQGNLIELSDHKSR, from the exons ATGGAAACTGGAGGGAACTCCCTTCCATCAGGGTCAGATGGTGTGAAGAGAAAGATTTCATATTTCTATGATCCAGAGGTTGGAAACTATTATTATGGGCAGGGCCACCCAATGAAACCACATAGGATTCGTATGACACATGCTCTTTTAGCCCACTATGGATTACTTCAACACATGCAGGTCGTGAAACCTACCGCCGCTAAAGACAGAGACCTCTGCAAGTTCCACGCCGATGACTATGTGGCTTTTTTGAGGGGCATCACCCCTGAAACACAGCAAGATCAGTTGAGACAGTTGAAGAGGTTTAATGTTGGCGAAGACTGCCCTGTGTTTGACGGTCTTTACTCTTTTTGTCAGACATATgcaggaggttctgttggcggTGCTCTAAAATTGAACCATGGAGTATGTGATATTGCAATAAATTGGGCTGGTGGGCTACATCACGCCAAAAAGTGCGAGGCTTCTGGGTTTTGCTATGTAAATGACATTGTGCTGGCTATTTTGGAACTTCTCAAGATACACGAG CGTGTTCTATATGTGGACATTGATATCCACCATGGTGATGGTGTAGAGGAGGCCTTTTACACAACTGATAGGGTCATGACAGTttcatttcataagtttgggGATTACTTTCCTGGAACAGGAGATGTTCGTGATATTGGATATGGTAAAGGGAAATATTATTCACTGAATGTTCCCTTGGATGATGGAATTGATGATGAGAGCTACCATTCATTGTTTAAGCCAATAATGGGAAAGGTGATGGAGATTTTTAGACCTGGTGCTGTGGTATTGCAATGTGGTGCTGACTCTTTATCTGGAGACAGGTTAGGTTGTTTCAATCTTTCAATCAAAGGTCATGCAGAGTGTGTCAAATATATGAGATCCTTTAATGTTCCTCTTCTGTTGCTCGGTGGAGGTGGCTATACTATAAGAAATGTGGCACGATGTTGGTGTTATGAG ACAGGTGTAGCTCTCGGGATTGAACTAGATGATAATATGCCCCAGCATGAGTATTATGAATATTTTGGTCCTGACTATGCTCTTCACGTTGCTCCTAGTAACATGGAAAACAAGAACTCCCGACCTTTATTGGATGATATAAGAACAAAACTTCTTGACAATTTATCTAGGCTTCAACATGCGCCAAGTGTCCCATTCCAAGAGCGACCACCAAATACTGAGCTTCAAGAG AgagatgaggatgaagatgaTAGAGATGAAAGATGGGATCCTGATTTTGACATGGATGTTGATAG CAATTCTCTTGCACGAAGGGTGAAAGGTGAATATGCTGAAGCTGAGCATAAACATACA gAAAGCCATCACAATCATGTAGACAGTAGAAGAGATATTGCTACGACTTTCAAGGAGATTGCATGCTCCAAG GTGTCAGGGTCTGGGGCAGATTCAATGGCATTGGATGAACCATTCATCAAAGAAGAGCAAGGGAACTTAATCGAGCTTTCTGATCACAAGTCAAGATGA